The Papaver somniferum cultivar HN1 chromosome 3, ASM357369v1, whole genome shotgun sequence genome includes a region encoding these proteins:
- the LOC113361355 gene encoding protein FAR1-RELATED SEQUENCE 5-like isoform X2 — translation MENPSFFYSIQVDSEGQMTNFFWADAKSRMDYYYFGDVVCFDPTYSTNKYDMPFVPIVGVNHHYQTVLFGGALLYYESEDSFEWVMKTWMRAMHGKAPKVILTDQESAIGGAIAHVLPGTRHRYCLWHICRNAMKNLSNVSKEFVSEFNNCLYGYETVEQFELGWATMLKNHNLDKNKWLSTLYNKREHWASVYTRNVFCADMYTTQRSESINSYFDGFLRRDMPLCEFVRQYVRAVVARREAKNNMDYETIYTKPVLRFRMCIEEDATLVYTKIIFTKFQEQLTECFSYSHERVNKSGTLSTYQVSRVGYAHKHRTVIFDSFNKSAQCSCLLYEFAGYLCRHILKVFVVENVQNLPTQHVLKRWTKDAKFGPVVFDQGEEIVVDCQDMVTVRYNKLCQDAINIAVKGSTSISVYNVAVQALHKALKEIEEAIKSSQVNPDGQPDVTQYEDITRQEEIVENRPNFRRPLKEPLIVKRKGKPGRRKSWVDALNRKPKNKETKGKRGSGSSPRLPAVELEIANSQDKQPRKRKKNKSVALVNTNSQDKNKRKEKKSSNKGSFTEISSHQPENADIRHQPNEIDLNIDLTGHSWLFEWK, via the exons ATGGAGAATCCGTCATTTTTTTATTCAATCCAAGTTGATTCTGAAGGCCAAATGACCAATTTTTTTTGGGCGGATGCTAAATCACGGATGGATTATTACTATTTTGGCGACGTAGTTTGCTTTGATCCTACCTACAGTACAAACAAGTACGATATGCCATTTGTTCCTATTGTGGGAGTTAATCATCATTATCAAACTGTATTGTTTGGTGGAGCTTTGCTCTATTATGAAAGTGAGGATTCATTTGAGTGGGTAATGAAAACATGGATGAGGGCAATGCACGGCAAAGCACCCAAAGTTATTCTTACAGATCAAGAATCAGCTATTGGAGGTGCTATTGCACATGTTCTACCAGGTACGCGTCATAGATATTGCTTATGGCATATATGTAGAAATGCTATGAAAAATTTGTCCAATGTGAGCAAAGAATTCGTTTCGGAGTTCAATAATTGTTTATATGGATATGAAACGGTTGAACAGTTTGAGCTAGGTTGGGCTACAATGCTTAAAAATCACAATTTAGATAAAAATAAATGGTTATCAACATTGTACAACAAACGCGAACATTGGGCATCAGTGTACACGCGTAATGTATTTTGTGCTGATATGTATACAACACAGCGAAGTGAGAGTATAAACTCTTATTTTGATGGATTTTTAAGAAGAGATATGCCTTTGTGTGAATTTGTCCGGCAGTATGTAAGAGCAGTAGTTGCAAGAAGAGAGGCAAAGAACAATATGGATTAtgaaacaatatatacaaaaccaGTTTTGAGATTTCGAATGTGTATTGAGGAGGACGCAACTTTGGTGTACACAAAGATAATTTTTACTAAATTCCAAGAACAGTTAACTGAATGTTTTTCTTATTCTCATGAAAGAGTGAACAAAAGTGGAACATTGTCTACTTATCAGGTATCTAGAGTTGGATATGCGCATAAACACCGGACAGTGATATTTGACTCTTTTAACAAGAGTGCTCAATGCAGTTGTCTACTGTACGAGTTTGCTGGTTATTTGTGCAGACACATCTTAAAGGTTTTCGTAGTCGAGAATGTTCAAAATCTTCCAACTCAACATGTTCTAAAACGGTGGACCAAAGATGCTAAATTTGGACCGGTGGTGTTTGACCAAGGTGAAGAAATTGTAGTTGATTGTCAGGATATGGTTACAGTTAGATACAATAAACTTTGTCAAGATGCGATCAATATTGCAGTTAAAGGTTCGACATCAATCTCGGTGTACAACGTGGCAGTACAAGCGTTACATAAAGCTTTAAAAGAAATCGAGGAAGCTATAAAATCCTCCCAAGTAAACCCAGATGGACAACCTGACGTTACACAGTATGAGGATATTACAAGACAAGAAGAAATTGTAGAAAACCGACCAAACTTTCGAAGACCATTGAAAGAACCACTAATTGTAAAGCGTAAAGGAAAACCTGGTAGAAGGAAGTCATGGGTTGATGCGCTCAATAGGAAACCAAAGAACAAGGAAACAAAGGGAAAAAGAGGATCAGGAAGTTCACCAAG GTTGCCAGCAGTTGAATTGGAGATCGCCAACTCTCAAGATAAACAACcgagaaaaaggaaaaagaacaaATCAGTTGCATTGGTTAATACCAACTCTCAAgacaagaacaaaagaaaagaaaaaaaat CATCAAACAAAGGAAGTTTCACTGAAATAAGCAGTCATCAACCTGAAAATGCTGATATCCGACACCAACCAAACGAAATTGATCTTAATATTGATCTTACTGGTCATAGTTGG CTATTTGAATGGAAGTAA
- the LOC113361355 gene encoding protein FAR1-RELATED SEQUENCE 5-like isoform X1 encodes MENPSFFYSIQVDSEGQMTNFFWADAKSRMDYYYFGDVVCFDPTYSTNKYDMPFVPIVGVNHHYQTVLFGGALLYYESEDSFEWVMKTWMRAMHGKAPKVILTDQESAIGGAIAHVLPGTRHRYCLWHICRNAMKNLSNVSKEFVSEFNNCLYGYETVEQFELGWATMLKNHNLDKNKWLSTLYNKREHWASVYTRNVFCADMYTTQRSESINSYFDGFLRRDMPLCEFVRQYVRAVVARREAKNNMDYETIYTKPVLRFRMCIEEDATLVYTKIIFTKFQEQLTECFSYSHERVNKSGTLSTYQVSRVGYAHKHRTVIFDSFNKSAQCSCLLYEFAGYLCRHILKVFVVENVQNLPTQHVLKRWTKDAKFGPVVFDQGEEIVVDCQDMVTVRYNKLCQDAINIAVKGSTSISVYNVAVQALHKALKEIEEAIKSSQVNPDGQPDVTQYEDITRQEEIVENRPNFRRPLKEPLIVKRKGKPGRRKSWVDALNRKPKNKETKGKRGSGSSPRLPAVELEIANSQDKQPRKRKKNKSVALVNTNSQDKNKRKEKKSSNKGSFTEISSHQPENADIRHQPNEIDLNIDLTGHSWVIFFSYI; translated from the exons ATGGAGAATCCGTCATTTTTTTATTCAATCCAAGTTGATTCTGAAGGCCAAATGACCAATTTTTTTTGGGCGGATGCTAAATCACGGATGGATTATTACTATTTTGGCGACGTAGTTTGCTTTGATCCTACCTACAGTACAAACAAGTACGATATGCCATTTGTTCCTATTGTGGGAGTTAATCATCATTATCAAACTGTATTGTTTGGTGGAGCTTTGCTCTATTATGAAAGTGAGGATTCATTTGAGTGGGTAATGAAAACATGGATGAGGGCAATGCACGGCAAAGCACCCAAAGTTATTCTTACAGATCAAGAATCAGCTATTGGAGGTGCTATTGCACATGTTCTACCAGGTACGCGTCATAGATATTGCTTATGGCATATATGTAGAAATGCTATGAAAAATTTGTCCAATGTGAGCAAAGAATTCGTTTCGGAGTTCAATAATTGTTTATATGGATATGAAACGGTTGAACAGTTTGAGCTAGGTTGGGCTACAATGCTTAAAAATCACAATTTAGATAAAAATAAATGGTTATCAACATTGTACAACAAACGCGAACATTGGGCATCAGTGTACACGCGTAATGTATTTTGTGCTGATATGTATACAACACAGCGAAGTGAGAGTATAAACTCTTATTTTGATGGATTTTTAAGAAGAGATATGCCTTTGTGTGAATTTGTCCGGCAGTATGTAAGAGCAGTAGTTGCAAGAAGAGAGGCAAAGAACAATATGGATTAtgaaacaatatatacaaaaccaGTTTTGAGATTTCGAATGTGTATTGAGGAGGACGCAACTTTGGTGTACACAAAGATAATTTTTACTAAATTCCAAGAACAGTTAACTGAATGTTTTTCTTATTCTCATGAAAGAGTGAACAAAAGTGGAACATTGTCTACTTATCAGGTATCTAGAGTTGGATATGCGCATAAACACCGGACAGTGATATTTGACTCTTTTAACAAGAGTGCTCAATGCAGTTGTCTACTGTACGAGTTTGCTGGTTATTTGTGCAGACACATCTTAAAGGTTTTCGTAGTCGAGAATGTTCAAAATCTTCCAACTCAACATGTTCTAAAACGGTGGACCAAAGATGCTAAATTTGGACCGGTGGTGTTTGACCAAGGTGAAGAAATTGTAGTTGATTGTCAGGATATGGTTACAGTTAGATACAATAAACTTTGTCAAGATGCGATCAATATTGCAGTTAAAGGTTCGACATCAATCTCGGTGTACAACGTGGCAGTACAAGCGTTACATAAAGCTTTAAAAGAAATCGAGGAAGCTATAAAATCCTCCCAAGTAAACCCAGATGGACAACCTGACGTTACACAGTATGAGGATATTACAAGACAAGAAGAAATTGTAGAAAACCGACCAAACTTTCGAAGACCATTGAAAGAACCACTAATTGTAAAGCGTAAAGGAAAACCTGGTAGAAGGAAGTCATGGGTTGATGCGCTCAATAGGAAACCAAAGAACAAGGAAACAAAGGGAAAAAGAGGATCAGGAAGTTCACCAAG GTTGCCAGCAGTTGAATTGGAGATCGCCAACTCTCAAGATAAACAACcgagaaaaaggaaaaagaacaaATCAGTTGCATTGGTTAATACCAACTCTCAAgacaagaacaaaagaaaagaaaaaaaat CATCAAACAAAGGAAGTTTCACTGAAATAAGCAGTCATCAACCTGAAAATGCTGATATCCGACACCAACCAAACGAAATTGATCTTAATATTGATCTTACTGGTCATAGTTGGGTAATATTCTTTTCATATATTTAG
- the LOC113356474 gene encoding ras-related protein RIC2-like has translation MATYRAEDDYDYLFKVVLIGDSGVGKTNLLSRFTRNEFSLESKSTIGVEFATRSLNVDGKVIKAQIWDTAGQERYRAITSAYYRGAVGAMLVYDVTRHVTFENIERWLKELREHTDPNIVVMLIGNKADLRHLVAVSSEDGTSFAERESLYFMETSALEATNVENAFAEVLTQIHHIVSKKSVETGDEGATSNVPIKGERINVKDDASAVKRGGCCSS, from the exons atggcAACATATAGAGCTGAAGATGATTATGATTATCTATTCAAAGTGGTTTTAATTGGTGATTCAGGAGTTGGTAAAACTAATTTGCTATCTAGGTTTACAAGGAATGAGTTTAGTCTTGAATCCAAGTCTACAATTGGTGTTGAATTTGCTACTAGAAGTTTAAATGTTGATGGCAAAGTTATTAAAGCTCAGATTTGGGATACTGCTGGTCAGGAGAG GTACCGTGCCATTACCAGTGCTTACTACCGAGGAGCTGTTGGTGCAATGCTTGTTTATGATGTCACTAGACACGTTACTTTTGAAAACATCGAGAGGTGGTTAAAGGAGCTGAGAGAACACACTGACCCTAACATTGTTGTAATGCTCATAGGCAACAAAGCTGATCTGCGTCACCTTGTGGCCGTCTCAAGTGAGGATGGTACATCCTTTGCTGAGAGGGAGTCCCTGTACTTCATGGAAACCTCTGCACTGGAGGCAACAAATGTGGAGAATGCATTTGCTGAAGTCCTGACACAGATTCACCATATCGTGAGCAAAAAGTCAGTTGAAACAGGAGATGAGGGAGCTACTTCTAATGTGCCGATTAAAGGAGAGAGAATAAACGTTAAAGACGACGCGTCTGCAGTGAAGAGGGGTGGGTGTTGTTCGTCTTAG